From the Mycobacterium noviomagense genome, the window ATGCCGATCCGAGCGAAAAGATTGGTATCGGCAGGAACTCAACGCGGCTGCGGTCGACTTTCAGCTGACCGAGGATGTCCCACACCAACTCATGGGCGGTTGACCCCAGACCGGGCACACCGATGCGCACATCGATGAGATCATTGGGCTCCCTAAAGTTTGAGTCGGGTAGGACAAGCAAATTGCACCAGCCCGAGCGGGCGACCGCGAACCCTGTCACAGCCAGGAGCTTGACTCGTTTCTGCTGTACGGTCTCCGCTGCCGTTGACCATCCGGCCACGAGGAAGTCAGCTTGGCCATCCAGCAGGGGAGACATGTCGTTGGCATCGGTGTAGGGCTGCAGAACGACCCGATCGAAACCGGCTTGATCGAAGTACCCTTGCTCAAGAGCCCATCGGGCCGGTAGCGCTCCCGGCGGCTGATTTCCGGCATCATTCGTCCTCCAATGCGCGGCGCGGCATCGAGCGATCCAGGCCGGCCGCACTAGGACCGCGCCCTCCAGCCAACCTTGGCCAGGGTGCTCCCGAGTCGGCGAGCGTCTTCGGACAGCCGCGACCTGACAACGTGGGTGACCAGCCGGCCCACACGGACTTGCACCAGCTTTGACAGCGCGTCACGCTCCGCCGCTGTGGTGCGGTCGGCCACCGCCGCGTGAATGTGCTCGGTGGCCGTTGCCGCTAGCTCATTGATCAGCGCGTCGCGATCGACATGCCGCTCTTCTGCCATGTCGGTGAGGCTCTCGCCGGCGAAGTAGCGCTGACGAATCTCCTTGACACTCAGCCCGATGATCTCGCTGGCCCGCCGGGCCACCGCGCCCACGGCGGCCGGTGCTGCAGACGGGTCGCGGGGGACTCTCTGCGGCTGGTAGTCCGCGGGGAACCAGGTGGCCGCGTTCCCGTCGACCAGGCGGGAAATCCGCCCTGCCAGCAGAGTCTGCAACGCCGGGATTTCCTCGGCCGTTAACCGGCCCACAGCCACAACATCTTTCAGCGGCTCGATCAAGACACTGACTATGGTGCTGACGAGCACAGAGCGGTCCACCCCCTGACTGGCAGCGATTTGGACGGGGCTTTCGCCTGCGTACAGTCGCTGTCGGATCTGCTCTGTGGTCAGCCCGAGAACCTCGGTTACACGATCGATCACCGCCGTGAGCTTGGCAGGGATGCCCATGTGATGGTCCATAATGTGGTCCACCCGCGCCGATAGCAATATCGCTAGTGCATCGCGTTGCTCGTCGCTGATGGCGGCGGAATCGACAGACTGATCGAGGGTTTTGATCGTCACATCGGTCATCTCGCGCACCAGACGATCCCGCCCTATCTCCCCGCCGAAACGGCTGGCGATATCGGCCCAACTGTCACCCGCGAAGGCCTGGGCGATGATCTCCGGACGCTCTGAACCCATCACCTCGCTGCTTTGGCGCCAAACGTTTCCCCGCAACCCGCTGTCAGCTCCACCGTGGGGCACACCCATCATCATGGCCACGGCCCCCGAGATGACGTTGAGTGCCCGGCCCAGCACCAGACGCTTCCCAGCCTCCGGCACCAGGTTGCCCTGTGCGTCGTAGAGCCCGCGATCGCGCGCCTCGCGACGAAGCGCCAAAGCTTGACTTTCCGTTAACGTGCCGGCCCCCACCAGGCTGTCGAAGACATCGTCCTGCCGGTCTTGCGCGTCGGTATCAACCATTCGTACCTGCCAACTTCCACGAACCATCGACGAACTTGTCGCCCAGGCGATGCTTAGTTTAGCAAAAACAAACTAAAACGCTAGACTCTTTCCGTGGGAGATATTGGCCTGAGAGCCCCGACGGAAGCCGCCACGGCGCAGCAGCCTGGGCAGCCAGCACCGCTTGCGCCTGGCTCCGACCTCGATCAGCAGATCCGCGTACTACTGGGCTTTTTCATCCGTTTCTCTACCACCCGCCGTCGAGACCACGTTCAACTCCCAGGCAGCCCGAACGACTTCGCGCGCCTCACTGCCCGCCACCTGAGCGCCGCCGCTCAGTTGTTCCTTCGGGGTCCGCTCACCGTCGGCGAGCTTGCCGAGCAGCTTGACGTGACCTATGCGACCGCCAGCCTCGTGGCAACCGATCTCGAGCGGGCTGGCGCGATCGAGCGTGAACGAGACCCAGCCGACGGCCGACGCGTGGTCCTGCGCCTCCATCCCACCATTGGTATCAACGCCATGAAGCAGCGGATCGAGCCGATGCGCCGCACGCTGGAGCAACTCGACGAGGCCGAGCGCAACACATTCGTGAAGGCGATGAGTATCTTCATCGAGGAGTTAGAGAGACGCTAAAACGCTGAGTTCGAGCAATTCGTTATGGAAACCCGCAGCGCCGTACAGATCCGCTTGCTGTTGGTGGTCACGTCGCGATCACCTCATCGGACCGTTAAGCGAGGCCACCGTTCCAGGACTTTGCGCGGCGGGGTAGAACGGATTCACCTGCCGATCGGTAGCGAGCGGGCAGCGACGAGTACCGCAGTAGCTTGAATTGAGTATCGTCCGGTATACGGTCATGAGAGGCGGCTCGTCGCAGTTCGTTGGTCAAGGTGCGAACGACCGCCCAGATTCTCTCAACCCCTCGCCAGAGGTCTGATCGGTCGTCGACGCGCAGTGCGGCTGCGAACTGGGCAGTGACGTGTGCATAACGGACAGGCGTGGCAAGGCTCGGATTGCACGCAGTGTCGAGAAATTGTGTGCTGGTGAGCATCTGAGCAATCGCGACTTGCTCCCGATAGGCAAGTGCCTCGATTGCAGGGATTCCAGTTGTGGTCCGTCGCCGTTCGAGTTCATCACCGCCCAGCGCCACGACCGCCGTCTCCAGACCGATCATCATGGCCGTGCAGTCAAATACGAGTCCCCTGCTTCGGAACAGAGCACGGAACCGTCGTTCAGCGCTTA encodes:
- a CDS encoding ABC transporter substrate-binding protein yields the protein MRPAWIARCRAAHWRTNDAGNQPPGALPARWALEQGYFDQAGFDRVVLQPYTDANDMSPLLDGQADFLVAGWSTAAETVQQKRVKLLAVTGFAVARSGWCNLLVLPDSNFREPNDLIDVRIGVPGLGSTAHELVWDILGQLKVDRSRVEFLPIPIFSLGSALASKQADAICLPDPYCTTFRLQLNARVLINLFDERWGWQDQPQSAVWTTRDYAQKNPATVSAFRTALKQGTTYVNSHPDDAQAAVRAMITRLPGIDPDGHYVFNGFDMVIDERYVQRKLDIHYACWAEHTAEQDRITAAQLIEC
- a CDS encoding MarR family winged helix-turn-helix transcriptional regulator codes for the protein MGDIGLRAPTEAATAQQPGQPAPLAPGSDLDQQIRVLLGFFIRFSTTRRRDHVQLPGSPNDFARLTARHLSAAAQLFLRGPLTVGELAEQLDVTYATASLVATDLERAGAIERERDPADGRRVVLRLHPTIGINAMKQRIEPMRRTLEQLDEAERNTFVKAMSIFIEELERR